The Rosa rugosa chromosome 1, drRosRugo1.1, whole genome shotgun sequence genomic sequence aaaataaaataaagaccACTTTCGTTTAAATTAAATAGAAATTTGACCGAGTTTAGttgataaaatataaaaaaaaacttgattgGAAAAATACATAGGACCTATGATGTatgacattttgtattaactTCACTTTACCAAATCGGCCAAATAAAAATTGCCCAAAACAAAGACCAACTATGCTCCCACACACTTTGACAAGACAACACCAACAATACCCCTACCACCGCCACACCCTTTGCGTGCAATTTTGGAATTTCCAGGGGTTTAACTTTACACGTGGCAAAAATCTCGCGCGAGTGTTAAAACCCAGCCACTCTCTGGCGCGTAAAATATCACACCCCCCGGTCCCTACTATTGGCTGGCACACCTCTATATAAACCCAGCGAAACTCGGACGGTGAGACTCAAAATCCGCTCCGAAATTCCGTTTCCGTTTCCGCACGAAATCCTCACCTAAATCCTCGAACTTCGGTTCTGGGAATTCACAATCGGAGCTTTGATTCCCCAAGCAGACCACCCAAAACCCCATATTTCCGATTCCCGATATTCGCAATCCGGGCGACTCTTCCGGCTTTGAGCTTGTCCGGGAATCGGAATCCGATCGCGGCTGTTTGAGAGTCGAAATTGAAAAGTGAAAGAGCGAATTTGAAATCGTCGTCAGGAAAAAGAAAGGCGCATGAGCTGGTTGGGGAAGCTGGGTTTTATAAAGAGAATATCGAATTTCAATTCCAATCACTTCATTACGTGTCTCTTGATTTTTAGTCTCCATTATTCGCCTCAATTGCCTCTTTCGTTGTTAAAATTCGAGAAGAAAGCCCTCGATCCGTTATTATTAATATCCAatcttaattttaattccaatttgaATTACCATGGCTGGAGGAGGCAACAGTAACAGTAACAGTAATAGTAATATTACTCCCCAATTGCGCAGAGGTCCGATTCACATTTCTATCTTCCTCTATTTCATTTCAAAGtttcgtattttttttttttttggttggaaatatgtttttgattttggttggtTGGATATTTTAACTGATGGTTTGTGAAAAAATGCAGCTGTTTGCAATTCGAATGTTGAGAGGAGGCCGACATCGACATCGACGCCGTCTCCATCTGTGATAGTGATAGGTGGAGGCATGGCTGGAATTGCAGCTGCTCGTGCTCTCCAAGATGCATCATTCCAGGTAGCCATAATGAATTTTTGTTAATCGAAGTACATTGAAGTGTGGAGTTGTGGATTTgtgaagttttgaattttggtgGTCCAGGTTGTGCTGTTGGAGTCTCGGGATCGACTTGGTGGTCGAGTTCACACCGATTACTCGTTTGGTTTTCCGATTGACTTGGGTGCATCATGGTAAGCGGAGGATTGAGGAATATGAATTGTATTTGGAATTCTTGGCTGGGATCTCGGGGTTAATCTTGTGTTTTTATGCTTTAGGTTGCATGGAGTATGTAAAGAGAATCCCTTGGCTCCATTAATCGGGAGACTGGGCTTGCCTTTATATCGAACCAGTGGTGATAACTCTGTGTTGTATGATCATGACTTAGAAAGGTACTTAACCTCTTATATTAACTGTTTGTTGAAAATTCATCATCTACTTTAATTGTTGTTGATGGTATTATTTACTTAAGTTTAAAACTTTAGACTGCTTGTTTGTTGTTCATTCTTTAAAATTTTGATTCAACCGACTTTCTGTGAAGTCGAAACCTTTTCTAGTGCTAGCTGACATTAGGGATAAATTtaattttgtgttttatttgcaGCTATGCACTCTTTGATATGGATGGAAAACAAGTTCCTCAAGATTTGGTTACAAAAGTTGGTGTAAAATTTGAGGAAATTTTAAAAGAGGCAAGTCATTTTATGTTTATTATCCTTCTTAGATTCTAGTTGCCTGGATTACTTGGTTTGCTCCTCTTAAACCTCAATAAAAATTGATCTTTGTCATTGTGGGTTCTTCTTTGAGACGGTTATTGTTTCTTAATTGCAGACAGATGAGGTAAGAAAGGAACTCTCAGAAGACATGTCCATCACCCGCGCTTTCTCAATTGTCTTTGAAAAGAAACCAGAATTAAGGTACCAAAACTGTAGAACCATACTTTCATTGGTTTCACTGATGTTTCACATCCTGAATGTCCATGAATAACGTATTCAAATTGCTTCTGCATCCACTATATAGGTTGGAAGGAATTTCCCATAAGGTACTGCAGTGGTATTTGTGCCGAATGGAAGGCTGGTTTGCAGCAGATGCTGATACAATTTCACTTAAAAGCTGGGATCAGGCAAGCTTCTCATCTATTCTTGTCTGGTTAAACCAAAGATGTCAAACAATgatcctttgtttttttttattttttaattacaaCTAAAGCATGTCAAATACATGTCCATTTCAATTTAAATGCTGAGTCTATCATCCTGCTGGGACTCCTGAAGTTGAATTAATTATTGCCAAATAAAAATATTTGTAATACGCTATTGTTGTGCTGCTCATTGACAGATTCGAACATCAGACAATAgtgtttttttatatttatttattttattattattattattatttaagaAACACCAATGATTAGAATGAAATATATGCTGATGAGTGAACTATATTGAATGCTATTTAATtaaatcaattttgtttttctcttgtACAGGAAGAACTGCTTcctggtggtcacggtcttatGGTCAGGGGCTATCGCCCTGTTATAAACACCCTTGCCAAAGGTCTTGACATTCGCCTGAGCCACAGGTAGGCATTGATTCTTGTATATTTATTGTCCAATGTATATGTTCTGTTATCTGCTTGTTGCTTATTCAACAATGAGTCAATTACATATCTTTTGTTGTCAGGGTGACAAAAATTTTAAGGCGATATAAGGGCGTGATGGTAACAGTAGAGGATGGGAGATCATTTGTTGCAGATGCTGCAATTATTGCTGTTCCTCTCGGTGTGCTTAAGGCAAATGCCATAAAGTTTGAGCCAAAGCTACCCGACTGGAAGGAAGCAGCCATTGCTGACCTTGGAGTGGGAATCGAGAATAAGATAGTGTTGCACTTTGAGAAGGTGTTCTGGCCGAATGTGGAGTTTTTAGGAGTGGTTGCGGAGACATCTTACTGTTGCAGCTACTTTCTAAATCTTCACAAGGCAACTGGTCACTCTGTGCTTGTTTATATGCCTGCAGGGCAGCTGGCCAGAGACATTGAGAAAATGTCCGATGAAGAGGCTGCTAATTTTGCATATATGCAACTCAAGAAGATCCTTCCAGATGCTTCTGATCCGGTAATCCTTGTTTCTCAGCTTCTAACATAGGCATGTTGATGAttctattttatatttcaaaactAACTTAATCTATGATTTTTGAACTATGCAGATTCATTTTCTTGTTTCTCACTGGGGAACAGATATAAATTCCCTTGGGTCCTATAGCTATGATATGGTAGGCAAACCCCATGATCTGTATGAGAAGCTAAGGGTCCCGGTAGATAACCTTTTCTTTGCTGGGGAGGCAACAAGCGTGGACTTCCCAGGTTCTGTGCATGGTGCATTTGCTACTGGAGCAATGGCCGCTGAAGACTGCAGGATGCGCGTTCTGGAGCGATACGGTGAGTTGGATTTGTTCGAGCCAGTCATGGGTGAGGGGGTCATGTCTATCCCAATTCAGATCTCCCGCCTGTAACTTGCTGGTTATTCTCTCTTAGAGAAGAATCCAAGTATTGCAGATGTGCTAGATGTCAGATTTGCTGTACAGTCCCGATCTTGACCGGCCTGTGTGGAAGTATTGAGGAAAATCTTCGTTTTCCATGGGTGAAGCAGTCGAGCACTGGTGGATCTGTTTATTGATCTCTACTGTGTAGCATATCTGTAGACTGTAGTCAAAACTATCATTGGACAATCACTGAATAAATCTTTAAAAATCTAGTCTGATAATAGCTAGTGGAATGTTGCAATGGGCATATTGAGAGAGACCTTAAATGACCTCCTTTTGTAATGAACTGTGAGCAGTCTATCAAGTATTTTACTACGTTATTTCTTTTGGCGGGAAGGATCTGGCTATCCTGCATTTTTCAATTAGCTCCTTTGAAGGGAAACAATTTGACAACGCAGTTTCTAGAAAAAGGAGAGTAGAAATCTTAATCCTGTAAAACTGATACATTGTCGCGTATATTGATTTAGCATTCTTGTTAGGGGATCCCTTGTTTGAGAGGGTCACACAAACGTCTATTTTCCACAGGGGATTGTGTTTTTCAAGTGATCCAAATCCGTATTTTGATTATTGGGAAAACGGTAACTTGAATACCTGCGAAATCATGAGATATTTAGTTATTTACGATGAAATAACATAAATACCGAAACCATGTTAATTTTTGTCAATTTTGTGTAGATAGAATgttgctttttgtttgtttgtttttcttcatGGATAGATATGTCCAGATATATTTGTTGATATACACCGACATTTTAAACCGTAGACCACAGTATGAATAGTGAAACTCAAGTTGTGGACATTTTGGACAAACATGTTAAATAAGACAAATCAACCGGATTAATGAGTTCTGTTCATTATCCTCATGCTCCACCATAGCAGTTACGTTGATTTCATGTGATGTTGAACATTAAAAGCCATGCTGAGTTCATCGTTCGGATAAGCCAATGAGGACAAAAATGAATACAAGTCAAGAAAAAGAATTTGCAGATTTTCTTTCAATGTCTCCTCACCTTGAGGTTGCAGTTTCAAAGAATCATCAAAGAATGCAAATCAGAACAaaacattttttctttctatccATGGATTGAAGTCAAAACTATCTAATATAGTTGCTCAGCTAAATCAAATACATTTACACGCTGAGCAAAGTTGACATTTTCTTAGCAAATGCATTGCCAAAAAGGATCTCCAACATTTTGAGTTCTCTGCAatcaaatgaaaaattaaagttGACCTCTGTTCCCGTCGCTTTCTTGTTTTCCATAAAATGCTCAAGCTTTGAATTGATTCTTGCGCCCCTTTTATGGTAGAGGAATGAGAATAATATCCAAAATGAGAAGATTCCCAATTCCCCAAGTGGCTCTATTAAAAGGTTCCTGTAAATGAATGAGACGCTTGTCAGATTTGGCACTGAAACTTCTTCAGAAACAAACAATAGCAACTAATAAAAGCTATACCCATTTAATAGAGTGATCATCACAGAATAGAGCTGAAGCTTTCGATAGGATCAGATTCTTCAAGCATGGTAGCTGCCTGAAAGCAGTCTGCTGCATCAGCCATCCGTCCATCATCTCTGTGAATCATTCCCAAGTAAAACCAAGCTTTACGATTGTTAGGGTCGAGCCTTAATGCATCTGAGAGTAAACTTCTT encodes the following:
- the LOC133725740 gene encoding polyamine oxidase 2-like, which translates into the protein MAGGGNSNSNSNSNITPQLRRAVCNSNVERRPTSTSTPSPSVIVIGGGMAGIAAARALQDASFQVVLLESRDRLGGRVHTDYSFGFPIDLGASWLHGVCKENPLAPLIGRLGLPLYRTSGDNSVLYDHDLESYALFDMDGKQVPQDLVTKVGVKFEEILKEANEVRKELSEDMSITRAFSIVFEKKPELRLEGISHKVLQWYLCRMEGWFAADADTISLKSWDQEELLPGGHGLMVRGYRPVINTLAKGLDIRLSHRVTKILRRYKGVMVTVEDGRSFVADAAIIAVPLGVLKANAIKFEPKLPDWKEAAIADLGVGIENKIVLHFEKVFWPNVEFLGVVAETSYCCSYFLNLHKATGHSVLVYMPAGQLARDIEKMSDEEAANFAYMQLKKILPDASDPIHFLVSHWGTDINSLGSYSYDMVGKPHDLYEKLRVPVDNLFFAGEATSVDFPGSVHGAFATGAMAAEDCRMRVLERYGELDLFEPVMGEGVMSIPIQISRL